A DNA window from Anastrepha obliqua isolate idAnaObli1 chromosome 5, idAnaObli1_1.0, whole genome shotgun sequence contains the following coding sequences:
- the LOC129248563 gene encoding 26S proteasome non-ATPase regulatory subunit 14 has translation MDRLLRLGGAIPQAPPPTDAPVVDTAEQVYISSLALLKMLKHGRAGVPMEVMGLMLGEFVDDYTVQVIDVFAMPQTGTGVSVEAVDPVFQAKMLDMLKQTGRPEMVVGWYHSHPGFGCWLSGVDINTQQSFEALSERAVAVVVDPIQSVKGKVVIDAFRLINPNMLVLGQEPRQTTSNLGHLQKPSVQALIHGLNRHYYSISINYRKNELEQKMLLNLHKKSWKDGLTLADYNEHCAINESTVQEMLELAKNYNKSLEDEEKMTPEQLAIKNVGKQDPKRHLEEKVDKVMQNNIVQCLGAMLDSIVFK, from the exons ATGGATCGTTTGTTACGTTTAGGAGGTGCAATACCGCAGGCGCCGCCACCAACAGACGCTCCGGTAGTGGATACTGCCGAGCAAGTATACATTTCGTCTTTGGCattgttaaaaatgttaaaacatgGGCGAGCTGGCGTACCAATGGAAGTTATGGGCTTAATGTTAGGCGAATTCGTAGATGATTACACAGTACAAGTCATCGATGTATTTGCAATGCCACAAACAGGTACTGGCGTTTCGGTTGAAGCTGTTGATCCCGTGTTTCAAGCCAAAATGTTGGATATGTTAAAACAAACTGGTCGTCCGGAAATGGTGGTTGGCTGGTACCACTCACATCCTGGTTTCGGATGTTGGTTGTCCGGTGTTGATATTAACACACAGCAGTCTTTCGAAGCATTGTCAGAgcgtgctgttgctgttgtcgtTGATCCTATACAGTCGGTGAAAGGTAAAGTAGTTATCGATGCCTTCCGTCTCATCAACCCGAATATGCTTGTTCTGGGCCAAGAGCCTCGTCAGACAACTTCAAATTTAGGACATCTGCAGAAACCTTCAGTGCAAGCCTTAATACATGGGCTGAATCGGCATTATTACTCGATTAGTATTAATTATCGTAAAAATGAGTTGGAACAAAAGATGCTTCTAAATCTGCACAAAAAATCCTGGAAAGATGGTCTCACATTAGCTGATTACAATGAACATTGTGCGATCAACGAGAGCACCGTGCAGGAAATGCTCGAATTAGCCAAGAATTATAACAAG TCCCTCGAAGATGAGGAAAAAATGACACCAGAGCAACTGGCCATAAAAAACGTGGGTAAGCAAGACCCTAAACGACATCTAGAGGAAAAAGTTGACAAAGTTATGCAAAATAACATTGTGCAATGTCTAGGAGCGATGCTCGATTCGATTGTATTTAAGTGA